A window of Paraburkholderia megapolitana genomic DNA:
CCCACCTGTGCGTGAAGTCGTTTTATTTTGTCGATGGCCATAAAGGCATCGATACTGTGCCTCGTCGCTCTCCGGACCTGCTTGCATGACAACCTTCGAAGAAACCGCGGGGCCCGCAAGGCGCCGCGCAGCATTCGGTTTTATCTTCGCCACCGCGCTGATGAACGCGGTCTCGTTCGGCATCGTCCTTCCGGTCCTGCCGAATCTGATCAAGGCGTTTGCCGGCGGCGACACTGCGGCCGCCACCGAATGGAGCACGTTGATCGGCGTGGTGTGGGGTGTCATGCAACTGATCTGCGGCCCGGCGCTCGGCGCACTCTCCGACCGCATCGGCCGACGGCCCGTGCTGCTGATCTCGCTGTTCGGCCTCGCCGCAGACTTTTTCATCATGGCGCTTGCACCCACCATGGTCTGGCTGATTGTCGGCCGGGTACTGAACGGAATGACCGCTGCCAGTTTTTCGACTGCGAATGCCTACGTCGCGGACGTGACGCCGCCGGAGCAGCGGGCACGCGCATTCGGCTGGATTGGTTCGGCCCTGAGTCTCGGGTTTCTCGGTGGTCCTGTGCTGGGCGGTCTGCTCGCCGGCATCGATCTGCGGCTGCCTTTCTATGTCGCGGGCGGCTTGACTGCGCTCAACTGGATCTATGGTTTTACCGTGCTGCCGGAATCGCTCGCACCCGCACTGCGAGCAACGCACTTCGATCTGCGCAAGGCCAATCCATTCGGTGCGTTGTTGTTTCTCAAGGAGCGCGCGAACCTGCTCGCCCTGTCGCTGCTCTCGCTGACCTTTTCACTGGCGTGGATGGTCGGACCGGCGATCTTCGTTCTCTACAGCGGCTATCGTTACGGCTGGAGTCCCGTTACGGTCGGCCTCGTGATGATGGTGAGCGGCGGGCTCAGTTCGGCGGTGCAGATGGTGCTTGTCGGGCCTGTCGTGGCGAGAGTCGGCGAACGCGGTGCCATCCTGATCGGTGCAGCCACGGGCGCTATCGGTTACGCGTGCTTCGGGCTCGCGACGACGGGAACCGGTTATCTGATCGCTATCCCGGTCTATGCGTTGATGAACCTGTTCATGCCCGCGCTCCAGGGACTGGCGACGCGTCGCCTCTCGCCAGCCGAGCAAGGGCAGCTTCAAGGCGCCGTTCAGGGAATGCAGGGACTCGCGTCAATCTTCGGGCCGCTTCTGTTCGGGCTCAGCTTCGCGTGGTCGATTCGCCCTGGTGCGATATTGCCTGCGCCAGGACTTGCGTTCTTTATCGCGTCGGTGTTGATGGCGGTGGTACTGGTGTGCGCGTGGCGGATTACGAGGTCCGATGCTGAAGTTGCTGCCTGAAGCACCTGCCGACTCTACCTGCCTGTCCGGTGGCAGACGCGACACATTGACGGCCTAGTCCCGCTTCATCACATCCGCAAGCGCTGCTCTCACCTGGTCGATCAACGCAGGCCATCCGCCTGGTCCCTGCCGGAACAGATACATGTCCTTGGGATACCAGGCCGACTGATTGCCGCTCCTGTGCCAGCGCCAGTCCGTGCCCACACCCGGCAGCATCAACCAGCACGCGACACCTAACGCGCCCGCAACGTGCGCGACCGCGGTATCGACACAGATCACGAGATTGAGCTGCGCGACGATGGCGGCGGTGTCGCCGAAATCGCGAATCTCTCTGCCAAGACGGAGAATCGGTTGCTGTGCATCGGCGCCGTCCGTCTCTGTCTCTGCCTCCGCCTTGCCGACCTGCAAGCTGACAAAGCTAACGCCGTCGACCGACCATAGCGGCAACAGCTCGGAGAAGTGACGCAGCGATCGTTCGGCATCGTTGTCGTGGTCAGGATTGCCCTTCCACACGAGGCCTACGCGCACGCCATCGGCAGGCAGACGTTCGCGCCACGCTTCGAGCCGCTTCGCGAATACACCGACGTAGGGAATCTTCGCGGGGATCGTCTCGAGCGTCGTATCGAATCGACAAGCGAGACTCATGATCGAATCCCAGTAGTCGTGCACACGTAGCGCTGCAGGGTCCGTCACGAACTCATCGATACCTGCGATGGTCCGCAGTAGCGGAGCGATTTCCGGCTTGCACAACATCGACAGTGTCTTGACACCGCGTGCCTTCAAAAGCGGCGCATAACGCGCGAACTGGATCGTGTCGCCGTAACCCTGTTCCGGCAGCAGCAACAGGCTCTTGCCGGTCAGGTCCTCGCCGCTCCATTGCGGAAACGGCAAGGTGCCATGCTCGGCGAAAACCTGCGCGCGTGCCTCGTAACACGTCCAGCCTTCGGCGTAGCGTCCGGAGGACAGCAACAGCAGCCCGAGATCGAAGCGCGCTTCAGCGAAATCGGGGTGAAGTGCGAGCGCCCGGCGATACTCGGTTTCGGCCGTATCGTACTCGCGCAGATCTTCGAGCACACCGGCCAGGTTGCTGCGAATTTCCGCCGAAGCCGGCATCTGCGCGAGCGCGCGTTCGTAATGCAGCTTCGCTTCGCTGCGGCGGCCCGATTGCCGCAACAGGTTGGCCAGATTGTTGTGGGCAATGCCGTTGCGCTCGTCGTGTTCGAGCGCGCGCCGGCAGAGCGCTTCCGCCTGCTTCACGTCGCCCTGGTGGTAAGCGGCGAGCGCCGCCTGCACCAGTGCGTTGTTGGCATTGCCAGTGGCTGCGAGTGTCCTGGGTTTCATTCGATAGGTCGAAATCGATCGCCACGCCTGCATGCCTGCAGGCGTGGCCAGATCACGCGTTGTCCGGTCCGCTGTGAGTCAACGACTTCGTCAGTTCACCGGCCTTCAACGAACTCATCAAGGACATCAACGTAGTCAGTGCGTTGCCGTCGTTGCCGCCGCCCAGTTGAATTTGCGGTACGAGCGGCACCTTCGATGTTTCGAGCGCTTCGGCAAGCCGCAGCATCACGGTTTGCATCAACTGCTTGTCCGCGCCCTCGCCTTCGAGTGCTTCGGACTTCGCCTTGATCGCTGCCGCCTCGGCCTCGCCAACCGCCTTCACCGCCGAAGCACGCCCTGAGCCTTCCATCTCCTGACGGAATTTCTCGGCCTGCGCGAGCGCCTCGATTTCCTGGCGACGCTTTTCGGCTGCTTTAACGCTAGCCGCGCCCTGGTTCTCCTTGATCGAAATATCGACCAGCGATCCCGTCAATTCCTTCTGCTTGGCCGCACGTTGCTCGGCTTCGTTGAGCTCGCGTTGCTTGTCGGCGGCGATCTGCTTTTGCGCAAACGTCTCGACCTGTTCGCGCGCAATCTGCCGGTCGCGCAACTGCGCCATGATGTTCTCGATCTGCGTGTCGCCCACCTGCGGCTTCGGCGTGCCGATCAGCACTTCTTCGAACTCCAGCGAATAGGCCTGGAAGCGCTCGCGCATATCGTGCGATGCGTTGCCTTGCAACTCGCTGCGCGACTGGATCAGCTCGATGAAGGTCCGCGTTTGCGACACGTTCTTGAAATACGACGACACCATCGGGTCGAGCGTCTGCTCGACGAGTTGCTCGACGTTGCCGAAACGTTGCACGACCATCGGCGCCTTGCGGTAGTCGATATGGACCACGACCGACAGCGGCAATTGCGGCTCGAACGCATCCTTCGTGATCAGCGTGATCTCGCGCAGATTCGAATCGAAGCTCGATCCGCTTTCACCCGCTTTCCACATCAACACGAAGTTCGTGGTCGGGACCAGTTCGATCTTGCCGGCGTAGGTATTGAACGCGTACTTGCCCGGCATCAGCGGATCGCGCCACACACCGCGGCAACCGCTCTCGACGAGTTCTCCGTGGCTGTATTCGGTGCCTGACAGGTCTTCGCCGCGGCGCCCAGTGTACGAGACGACCACACCCACAAAGCCGACCGGGATCACGGTCTTCTTGATGAATTCGACAGTCGCAAAGAGGCGGTTGATGTAATACGTGCCCTCGACCAGGCTGCGCTCCTGACGCCCACGCCGGCCACCGGCCGCGAGAAATTTCTCGGGCTCCTGAAACGCGTTGTGCACGTCGCCGACATCGGGTGCGAGCAGTTCGTCTTTCTGCAAGCCAGGGCCGTCCTGCACCGTGACGATGGCAAGCTGGTCGGAGTCGTGCGCGCCGGCCATTTCCTTGATGACCACCGGCTTGAATGCAGCGCGCTCATCGAGCAGATCGCGCATCTTGCCGTAATAGCCCTTCTCCTGCGCATCGAGTGACAGTGAATACGTCGCTTCTTCGGTCATCACGACGAACAGCGCGGGATTCAGAATGTGCGTACCTTCGCGAAGCACTTTACGTTGCGGACCTTTCTGGCCGCCGTGTTCGAGGAACCCGCGGACATCGCGGAAGTCGTCGACGGTTCCATTGCTCGCAAGCGTCTGACTCGCGGGCAAATCGACACCGTCGCGCGCGAAGACATAACCGATCTTGCCCTGTGTCACCGATACCATCGGGCGGATATGCACGCGATACTGAAACGGTGCAAAGAAATGGAACCCGCCGCGTCGCAGATCGGGCTGAAAGCCTGCTTCCCCATGCAGCGCCAGCAGACCGATCTTTACCGAACCGCTTGAACTCCATAGTTTTTCGATGACAGCGATGCTGTCGTTGGGCACGTAGCGGACAATGCCCGCCGCCCGAAAAATCATCCCCAGGACTACCAGCACCAGAACGACGACAAGTGCGCTCCAGAGCCATACTTCATGCGGAAACTCGATCATTTTTATCGCCTTTAAGTTCTCGTTATCGCATGCGCATTTTACTCCTTTGAATTTTCGCAGCGTAGGTCGGCGAGTGAATCTGGAAGGGTGCTTCTACAATGTGTTTTAGTCTTGCGAAAACGACGGCATGGTGTAGGCGTTGCAAGCGGATTGCGCTTGGTGTCGGAATCGTGACGCACGTTTGTGGCGCCTGCTAGTAACGCACATCAATTACAACCGAGTCTGTATAAGTCCCAACCGGAGGAGTGTCTTGATCCGCGTAGATGGCCGCACGAAATGGAAACTGCTGCGCTGATAAGCCATCTGCCGCGCGCACGCTACTGACACCATTCGTGTCTTGCCCCAGACCCTGGCGCCACCACCATCGAAGATGTCATATTGCAGACGACCATCGCCACTACTCGCCATCTGTCGTCGGCCATTTGCGGCGGGGAAGCTGCCGGTGCCTATACCCACGGTATAGGTGAGACCCTTCGTGCACGTCACACCGATGCCACCTGTCACCGGAGAAAAACTGGCAGGGTCCTGTGCGGCTCCGAAGCTAATGTCTCGCGCGGCGATTGCGCAGTCGTTGGTTACGATCAGTGTCAACATGAATCTAGACGTTCCGGATCCTCGATTTCGAGTCGTACAACTACCTAGAAAAAGACCTCTGCAATAACTCCAGGTCCAATTGAGGGTGATCGTGTCCGTATAGATGCCGGCTGCGACATTTGCCCCCGGCGTGGTCCGAAAAAACAATGGAAGTGACCGAGATGACCCGCCGAAAATTCTATCGAGAGCGCTACGCAATTGTCCGGATATCCAGTTGGCGCCCCTTGAATCGATCGCAATTGCTGCGCTCGCATCGGCATAAATCTGATACGGCATGGTGTCACCTGTTGGCCCTCTGAGGCTTCCACTATTCTGTGATGACAAGACCATATTCATCGTATCTTCAGCAAACCGTCCGCTAATCACACCGCTACAGGTTAAACCGCTGTTGATCGTTGAACTGGACTGCGGCGCGGTTCTCACGGCAAAGGAGCTTGCCGTTCCGAATGAAGCATCGGTGGCGGCTACGACAGAACACTGAGCCTGCGCGTCAAGCGACCCAAAGCAGAAAAACAGCCCCGCGGTTCCCGCAGTGACGCAGCACTTTAAGCGTCGATTAAACGTATTCATCTCTCCCCCTCCCTCATTCGCTGCAAACCAGCGGACCCACGCGACTAATCTCGGCAGCATCCCGATCGACCGGGAACGCCGCGCGACATTCGCGACCATCCGTCGTCGTGACACGCAGATGATTCAACGCCGACAGGTTCGCGAAGTAAGTCTCGCCATTCCACCCAACTAGCGAGGTCTGGTTGCTCTCTTCATGCACGACACGTGCGCCCACCTTCAGCGGCGTGCCCGCACCGTCAACCAGCATGATTCGCGCAGAAACGATCTTCTCTATCGGAAAGGTGACAAGCGCGCCGCTACGGTTACGCACCGCGACCCGTCGTTCGACGACAGGCACTTGCATATTGCCCGGCAAGCCGAGTGGATCGATCTCGTACTTGGCCGCGTAAAAAGACGGCGCCCATGGAACCAGCAGGTGACCCGAGCGATCGGTCGTGCCGACGAGCTGATTCTCGTAACGCACCGGGATGTCTCTCTGGCCCTGGGTACTGACGAGCACGAATGCGTCGTCGACCCGATTCGCCGGCAACACCCTGCCGTCCATCATGACGATCGAACCCTGTACCTCAGCCCAGCGCGTATACGACTGGCCTGCACGGCTACCGTACGCGCCGCCTTGTGCCTGGAAGTAGCGATTGCGCCACGTCGCGTCTGCCTGCTGATAGTGGGAACCGCCTCCCGCGTAAGCGAGATTCCAGCCGAAGCCGCCGTCACTCGGTACGTTGCGGCTGTATTGCACACGCTCGCTCCATCTGCGGTTCTCATCGCGTGCAAAGCCAGTCGTGACCGTACCTTGATTGCCGAGTGGCAAGATAAGTTGTGCCTGCGCGGCGATACCCTGATTGCCGATCGTCCGGTTCACCGACGCGTACAAGGTCGCCCGACCCAAGATCGGCCGCGAGTGCGACAGATTCACGATCCGGGTACGCGAGCCATGGGCACCACGCACATCGAAGTAGCCGGCGCCGAG
This region includes:
- a CDS encoding MFS transporter; translation: MTTFEETAGPARRRAAFGFIFATALMNAVSFGIVLPVLPNLIKAFAGGDTAAATEWSTLIGVVWGVMQLICGPALGALSDRIGRRPVLLISLFGLAADFFIMALAPTMVWLIVGRVLNGMTAASFSTANAYVADVTPPEQRARAFGWIGSALSLGFLGGPVLGGLLAGIDLRLPFYVAGGLTALNWIYGFTVLPESLAPALRATHFDLRKANPFGALLFLKERANLLALSLLSLTFSLAWMVGPAIFVLYSGYRYGWSPVTVGLVMMVSGGLSSAVQMVLVGPVVARVGERGAILIGAATGAIGYACFGLATTGTGYLIAIPVYALMNLFMPALQGLATRRLSPAEQGQLQGAVQGMQGLASIFGPLLFGLSFAWSIRPGAILPAPGLAFFIASVLMAVVLVCAWRITRSDAEVAA
- a CDS encoding tetratricopeptide repeat protein is translated as MKPRTLAATGNANNALVQAALAAYHQGDVKQAEALCRRALEHDERNGIAHNNLANLLRQSGRRSEAKLHYERALAQMPASAEIRSNLAGVLEDLREYDTAETEYRRALALHPDFAEARFDLGLLLLSSGRYAEGWTCYEARAQVFAEHGTLPFPQWSGEDLTGKSLLLLPEQGYGDTIQFARYAPLLKARGVKTLSMLCKPEIAPLLRTIAGIDEFVTDPAALRVHDYWDSIMSLACRFDTTLETIPAKIPYVGVFAKRLEAWRERLPADGVRVGLVWKGNPDHDNDAERSLRHFSELLPLWSVDGVSFVSLQVGKAEAETETDGADAQQPILRLGREIRDFGDTAAIVAQLNLVICVDTAVAHVAGALGVACWLMLPGVGTDWRWHRSGNQSAWYPKDMYLFRQGPGGWPALIDQVRAALADVMKRD
- a CDS encoding SPFH domain-containing protein; the protein is MIEFPHEVWLWSALVVVLVLVVLGMIFRAAGIVRYVPNDSIAVIEKLWSSSGSVKIGLLALHGEAGFQPDLRRGGFHFFAPFQYRVHIRPMVSVTQGKIGYVFARDGVDLPASQTLASNGTVDDFRDVRGFLEHGGQKGPQRKVLREGTHILNPALFVVMTEEATYSLSLDAQEKGYYGKMRDLLDERAAFKPVVIKEMAGAHDSDQLAIVTVQDGPGLQKDELLAPDVGDVHNAFQEPEKFLAAGGRRGRQERSLVEGTYYINRLFATVEFIKKTVIPVGFVGVVVSYTGRRGEDLSGTEYSHGELVESGCRGVWRDPLMPGKYAFNTYAGKIELVPTTNFVLMWKAGESGSSFDSNLREITLITKDAFEPQLPLSVVVHIDYRKAPMVVQRFGNVEQLVEQTLDPMVSSYFKNVSQTRTFIELIQSRSELQGNASHDMRERFQAYSLEFEEVLIGTPKPQVGDTQIENIMAQLRDRQIAREQVETFAQKQIAADKQRELNEAEQRAAKQKELTGSLVDISIKENQGAASVKAAEKRRQEIEALAQAEKFRQEMEGSGRASAVKAVGEAEAAAIKAKSEALEGEGADKQLMQTVMLRLAEALETSKVPLVPQIQLGGGNDGNALTTLMSLMSSLKAGELTKSLTHSGPDNA
- a CDS encoding Csu type fimbrial protein, giving the protein MLTLIVTNDCAIAARDISFGAAQDPASFSPVTGGIGVTCTKGLTYTVGIGTGSFPAANGRRQMASSGDGRLQYDIFDGGGARVWGKTRMVSVACARQMAYQRSSFHFVRPSTRIKTLLRLGLIQTRL